Proteins encoded by one window of Synechococcus sp. WH 7805:
- a CDS encoding ROK family protein, protein MVEPRVLGVDIGGTALKLGLFDADGMLLADLQRPTPQPATPGSVCMELVEAIDTLDPERKAALVGIGLPGPMDAAARVARVCINLPGWEEVPLAAWLEPRLKRKVTLANDGNCALVGEAWKGAARGFQDVVLLTLGTGVGGGVMLGGTLFTGHNGAAAEPGLITLNPEGPDCNSGNQGSLEQFASISGLGRLSDEDPAVLAEAASRGDAEALTIWREYGRLLGIGITSLVYVFTPQLVLVGGGLAGASAHFLPAVRQEVAQRVQAVSREGLCIEACALGNGAGRLGAARLALQRLS, encoded by the coding sequence ATGGTTGAGCCGCGTGTCCTGGGGGTTGATATCGGCGGAACGGCCCTCAAGCTCGGCCTGTTCGACGCGGATGGCATGTTGTTGGCTGATCTCCAGCGACCCACGCCTCAACCGGCGACTCCAGGATCCGTGTGCATGGAGCTTGTGGAGGCGATCGACACTCTCGATCCGGAGAGGAAGGCAGCACTGGTGGGGATTGGGCTTCCCGGACCAATGGATGCAGCGGCCCGGGTGGCGAGGGTGTGCATCAATCTGCCCGGATGGGAGGAGGTTCCCTTGGCCGCATGGCTGGAGCCACGCCTCAAGCGCAAGGTCACCCTGGCCAACGATGGCAACTGCGCTCTGGTGGGAGAAGCCTGGAAGGGGGCTGCGCGAGGGTTCCAGGATGTGGTCCTCCTCACCCTGGGAACGGGCGTCGGCGGGGGGGTGATGCTTGGAGGAACCCTGTTCACCGGCCACAACGGTGCCGCTGCAGAGCCTGGACTCATCACCCTCAACCCGGAGGGACCTGACTGCAACAGCGGCAATCAGGGATCGCTCGAACAATTTGCCAGCATCAGCGGCCTGGGGCGTCTCAGCGATGAGGATCCCGCGGTTCTCGCTGAAGCTGCCTCTCGCGGTGATGCCGAGGCTCTGACGATCTGGCGTGAATACGGCCGCTTGCTGGGGATCGGTATCACGTCTCTGGTGTATGTGTTCACGCCACAACTGGTGCTGGTGGGTGGAGGGCTGGCCGGAGCCAGTGCCCATTTCCTTCCAGCCGTTCGCCAGGAGGTGGCTCAGCGGGTCCAGGCCGTTTCGAGGGAAGGACTCTGCATCGAAGCCTGTGCACTGGGCAATGGAGCCGGTCGTCTCGGCGCAGCCCGACTCGCTTTGCAGCGCTTGAGCTGA